A window of the Butyricimonas faecalis genome harbors these coding sequences:
- a CDS encoding lipid-A-disaccharide synthase N-terminal domain-containing protein produces the protein MIYVIGFLAQVFFSARILLQWFLSERAKKVISPAIFWQLSIVGAYLLFVYGWLRDDFAIILGQIISYYIYIWNLDKKHQWKKLPVIIRTLLLLTPVVAILYMLKDAGIFVDQFFRNEKIPLWLLVYGSMGQIIFTLRFVYQWIYSKRKDESLLPIGFWVISLFGSLIIVSYAIYRSDPVLILGQSTGLIAYSRNIYLSKRAGD, from the coding sequence ATGATATACGTTATAGGATTTCTTGCTCAGGTGTTTTTCTCCGCCCGGATTCTTTTACAATGGTTCTTGTCTGAACGGGCTAAAAAAGTAATCTCTCCGGCTATTTTCTGGCAGTTGAGTATCGTGGGGGCTTACCTGTTATTTGTATATGGATGGTTGAGGGATGACTTTGCCATTATTCTGGGGCAAATCATATCTTATTATATTTATATTTGGAATTTGGACAAAAAGCACCAATGGAAAAAATTGCCGGTTATCATCCGGACGCTATTGCTTTTGACCCCGGTGGTGGCAATTCTATACATGCTTAAAGATGCGGGTATCTTTGTTGATCAGTTCTTTCGGAACGAAAAAATCCCATTGTGGCTCTTGGTTTATGGGTCTATGGGGCAGATTATTTTTACCCTGCGTTTTGTTTACCAGTGGATTTATTCCAAGCGAAAAGACGAATCACTTCTGCCGATTGGCTTTTGGGTGATCAGTCTTTTCGGTTCTTTAATCATCGTTTCTTACGCTATTTATCGGAGTGACCCCGTGTTAATTCTAGGGCAGTCAACCGGATTAATTGCTTACAGTCGAAATATTTACCTGTCCAAAAGAGCCGGGGACTAA